The proteins below come from a single Kitasatospora sp. NBC_00315 genomic window:
- the pstB gene encoding phosphate ABC transporter ATP-binding protein PstB, with amino-acid sequence MAKRIDVSGLSAYYGTTKAIEDISMTVEPRSVTAFIGPSGCGKSTFLRTLNRMHEVIPGARVEGKVMLDDENLYGQNVDPVAVRRTVGMVFQRPNPFPTMSIYDNVAAGLKLAGVKKKSVLDGVVERSLKGANLWKEVQGRLNKPGAGLSGGQQQRLCIARAIAVEPQVLLMDEPCSALDPISTLAVEDLIGELKSQFTIVIVTHNMQQAARVSDRTAFFNLAGVGQPGKLVELDDTQRIFSNPSVQATEDYISGRFG; translated from the coding sequence ATGGCCAAGCGCATCGACGTCAGCGGACTGTCCGCCTACTACGGCACCACCAAGGCCATCGAGGACATCTCGATGACCGTCGAGCCCCGCTCCGTGACGGCCTTCATCGGCCCCTCCGGCTGCGGCAAGTCGACCTTCCTGCGCACCCTCAACCGCATGCACGAGGTCATCCCCGGTGCCCGCGTCGAGGGCAAGGTGATGCTGGACGACGAGAACCTCTACGGTCAGAACGTCGACCCGGTGGCCGTGCGCCGCACGGTCGGCATGGTCTTCCAGCGCCCCAACCCGTTCCCGACCATGTCGATCTACGACAACGTCGCGGCCGGGCTGAAGCTCGCCGGCGTGAAGAAGAAGTCCGTGCTGGACGGCGTGGTGGAGCGCTCGCTCAAGGGCGCGAACCTCTGGAAGGAGGTCCAGGGCCGGCTGAACAAGCCGGGTGCGGGCCTCTCCGGCGGCCAGCAGCAGCGCCTGTGCATCGCCCGTGCCATCGCGGTCGAGCCGCAGGTCCTGCTGATGGACGAGCCCTGCTCGGCGCTCGACCCGATCTCCACCCTCGCCGTCGAGGACCTGATCGGCGAGCTGAAGTCGCAGTTCACCATCGTGATCGTGACGCACAACATGCAGCAGGCGGCCCGCGTCAGCGACCGCACCGCCTTCTTCAACCTGGCCGGGGTCGGTCAGCCGGGCAAGCTGGTCGAGCTGGACGACACCCAGCGGATCTTCTCCAACCCGTCCGTGCAGGCGACCGAGGACTACATCTCCGGCCGCTTCGGATAA
- the pstA gene encoding phosphate ABC transporter permease PstA — MSAVTTTAAASAVPQLHRRLTTARLPTWAPAAIAAVSIAIGCGIGAGFGLASHLQWGLIAALLFMIISYTLSARIEGRRQAKDRFATSVVWVAFVLAIVPLAALIFYTVQQGIGVVDANFLTHSMRGVRSSGPGGGIYHALIGTLQQVALATVMAAPVGLLTAVYLVEYGRGRLAKTVTFFVDVMTGVPSIVAGLFVLSVWILGFGFSYSGFAGSLALAILMMPVVVRSTEEMLKLVPNELREASYALGVPRWKTILRIVIPTAIGGITTGVMLAVARITGETAPVLMLVFGADIINNNPFQDPQQSLPMYIWQQYAMVNNDFGYARAWGAALVLIAFVMGLNLIARGIARWRSPKTGH, encoded by the coding sequence ATGAGCGCCGTGACCACTACCGCCGCCGCGTCGGCCGTGCCGCAGCTGCACCGCCGGCTCACCACCGCCCGGCTGCCCACGTGGGCACCGGCCGCCATCGCCGCGGTGTCCATCGCGATCGGGTGCGGGATCGGCGCCGGCTTCGGCCTGGCCAGCCACCTGCAGTGGGGCCTGATCGCCGCACTGCTGTTCATGATCATCAGCTACACCCTCTCGGCCCGGATCGAGGGCCGCCGGCAGGCCAAGGACCGCTTCGCCACCTCGGTGGTCTGGGTCGCCTTCGTGCTGGCCATCGTGCCGCTCGCCGCGCTGATCTTCTACACCGTGCAGCAGGGCATCGGCGTGGTGGACGCCAACTTCCTGACCCACTCGATGAGGGGCGTGCGCTCGTCGGGCCCCGGTGGCGGGATCTACCACGCGCTGATCGGCACCCTGCAGCAGGTCGCCCTGGCCACCGTGATGGCGGCCCCGGTCGGACTGCTCACCGCGGTCTACCTGGTCGAGTACGGCCGCGGCCGGCTCGCCAAGACCGTGACCTTCTTCGTCGACGTCATGACGGGCGTCCCGTCGATCGTCGCCGGCCTGTTCGTTCTCTCCGTCTGGATCCTCGGTTTCGGCTTCAGCTACTCCGGCTTCGCGGGCAGCCTCGCGCTGGCCATCCTGATGATGCCGGTGGTCGTCCGCTCGACCGAGGAGATGCTCAAGCTCGTCCCGAACGAGCTGCGCGAGGCCTCGTACGCGCTCGGCGTGCCGCGCTGGAAGACCATCCTGCGGATCGTCATCCCCACCGCGATCGGCGGCATCACCACCGGTGTGATGCTCGCGGTCGCCCGCATCACGGGCGAGACCGCGCCGGTGCTGATGCTGGTGTTCGGCGCCGACATCATCAACAACAACCCGTTCCAGGACCCGCAGCAGTCGCTCCCGATGTACATCTGGCAGCAGTACGCCATGGTGAACAACGACTTCGGGTACGCCCGTGCCTGGGGTGCGGCACTGGTGCTGATCGCCTTCGTGATGGGGCTCAACCTCATCGCCCGTGGCATCGCACGCTGGCGCTCACCCAAGACCGGGCACTGA
- the pstC gene encoding phosphate ABC transporter permease subunit PstC, with the protein MTSSVPADARSRVRARRSSQLGDTIFFNAARGSGILLLAIMAAIAGFLTYRSVLALSKNQGNFLTTFEWTPDAPKPVFGIAVLTFGTIVSAVIAMAIAVPVAIGIALFISHYAPRRIAQPFAYLVDLLAAVPSIVYGLWGALFLVPHLDGLTSWMDQYLGWTYIFDQSRAGTTPRTLFTVGILLAIMILPIITAVSREVFRQVPRMHEEAALALGATRWEMIRTSVLPFGRPGIISASMLGLGRALGETIAVAVVLSSNSVLSLHLLDPGGGTFAQNIALKFNEAGAFGRDALMASGLVLFVITLLVNGAARIIVARRKEYSGANA; encoded by the coding sequence ATGACTTCATCCGTCCCTGCCGATGCGCGAAGCAGGGTCCGCGCGCGCAGGAGCAGTCAGCTCGGCGACACCATCTTCTTCAACGCGGCCCGCGGCTCGGGCATCCTGCTGCTGGCCATCATGGCCGCCATCGCGGGATTCCTGACGTACCGCTCGGTGCTCGCGCTCAGCAAGAACCAGGGCAACTTCCTCACCACCTTCGAGTGGACGCCGGACGCTCCGAAGCCCGTCTTCGGCATCGCCGTCCTGACCTTCGGCACCATCGTCAGCGCCGTGATCGCGATGGCGATCGCGGTGCCGGTGGCGATCGGCATCGCACTCTTCATCTCGCACTACGCGCCACGGAGGATCGCCCAGCCGTTCGCCTACCTGGTCGACCTGCTGGCCGCCGTGCCGAGCATCGTCTACGGGCTCTGGGGCGCGCTGTTCCTCGTCCCGCACCTGGACGGTCTGACCAGCTGGATGGACCAGTACCTCGGCTGGACGTACATCTTCGACCAGAGCCGCGCGGGCACCACGCCGCGCACCCTGTTCACGGTCGGCATCCTGCTGGCGATCATGATCCTTCCGATCATCACGGCCGTCAGTCGTGAGGTCTTCCGGCAGGTCCCGCGGATGCACGAGGAGGCGGCGCTCGCGCTCGGCGCGACCCGCTGGGAGATGATCCGCACCTCGGTCCTGCCGTTCGGCCGTCCCGGCATCATCTCGGCCTCGATGCTCGGCCTGGGCCGGGCGCTGGGCGAGACCATCGCGGTGGCGGTCGTGCTCTCCTCGAACAGCGTGCTCTCGCTGCACCTGCTCGACCCGGGCGGTGGCACCTTCGCGCAGAACATCGCGCTGAAGTTCAACGAGGCCGGCGCTTTCGGCCGGGACGCGCTGATGGCCTCCGGCCTCGTCCTGTTCGTGATCACCCTGCTGGTGAACGGTGCCGCACGCATTATCGTCGCGCGCCGCAAGGAGTACTCGGGGGCCAACGCATGA
- the pstS gene encoding phosphate ABC transporter substrate-binding protein PstS, with protein sequence MKLQRNGRSKALVVGALALVSSLSLAACGSDDNNTSTTSAGGSSSATAAKINCGKAGALVAAGSTAQSNAIDVWKTNFGNACSGSSVNYSGGGSGAGVQQFTQGKVQFAGSDSALKPAEVDATKAVCTGGQGIDLPMVAGLISIVFNVDGVDKLTLDGPTTAKIFDSQITKWNDPAIAALNPGVTLPAADIQAFHRSDDSGTTDNLTKYFAKASGGAWAYPNSKTWAGKGGQSASGSAGLAAQVKQVKNSISYVELSFAQTNSLKSASINTGASKPVEATAANAATTFAKAKIAGTGSDLTLSLDYATKDEGAYPLVLVTYEIVCDKGNKAETLDTLKSFLTYAISDEGQKAIGDTGYVPLPQELAAKVQAVVPTLA encoded by the coding sequence GTGAAGCTCCAGCGGAACGGCCGCTCCAAGGCCCTCGTCGTCGGTGCCCTGGCGCTCGTCAGCTCGCTGTCGCTCGCCGCGTGCGGCTCGGACGACAACAACACCAGCACCACGTCTGCTGGTGGCTCGTCCAGCGCCACGGCCGCCAAGATCAACTGTGGCAAGGCCGGTGCCCTGGTGGCCGCGGGCTCGACCGCCCAGTCCAACGCGATCGACGTCTGGAAGACCAACTTCGGCAACGCCTGCAGCGGCTCCTCGGTCAACTACAGCGGTGGCGGCTCCGGCGCCGGTGTGCAGCAGTTCACCCAGGGCAAGGTCCAGTTCGCCGGCTCCGACTCCGCGCTCAAGCCGGCCGAGGTCGACGCCACCAAGGCGGTCTGCACCGGCGGCCAGGGCATCGACCTCCCGATGGTCGCGGGCCTGATCTCGATCGTCTTCAACGTCGACGGCGTCGACAAGCTGACGCTCGACGGCCCCACCACCGCCAAGATCTTCGACTCGCAGATCACCAAGTGGAACGACCCGGCCATCGCCGCCCTCAACCCGGGTGTGACGCTGCCGGCCGCCGACATCCAGGCGTTCCACCGCTCGGACGACTCGGGCACCACCGACAACCTGACCAAGTACTTCGCGAAGGCCTCGGGCGGCGCCTGGGCCTACCCGAACAGCAAGACCTGGGCGGGCAAGGGCGGCCAGTCGGCCAGCGGCAGCGCGGGCCTGGCGGCCCAGGTGAAGCAGGTCAAGAACTCGATCAGCTACGTCGAGCTCTCCTTCGCCCAGACCAACAGCCTGAAGAGCGCCTCCATCAACACCGGCGCCAGCAAGCCGGTCGAGGCCACCGCCGCCAACGCCGCCACCACCTTCGCCAAGGCGAAGATCGCCGGCACCGGCAGCGACCTCACGCTGAGCCTGGACTACGCGACCAAGGACGAGGGTGCCTACCCGCTGGTCCTGGTCACCTACGAGATCGTCTGCGACAAGGGCAACAAGGCCGAGACCCTCGACACCCTGAAGTCCTTCCTGACCTACGCGATCAGCGACGAGGGCCAGAAGGCCATCGGTGACACGGGCTACGTCCCGCTGCCCCAGGAGCTCGCCGCCAAGGTCCAGGCCGTCGTCCCGACCCTGGCCTGA
- a CDS encoding NUDIX hydrolase, which translates to MLAAGAVLWLPGREKKHGKGLGRPRIALIHRPKYDDWSLPKGKLDPGESMTQAALREVEEETGMRCVLGPELPTQHYLAQGRPKEVRYWAAVPSGGAFAPNREVDRLEWLPARKARARLTHDRDRLLVDALLDLLGARPLARG; encoded by the coding sequence ATCCTGGCGGCCGGGGCGGTGCTCTGGCTGCCCGGGCGCGAGAAGAAGCACGGCAAGGGCCTCGGCCGGCCGCGGATCGCGTTGATCCACCGGCCCAAGTACGACGACTGGAGCCTGCCCAAGGGCAAGCTGGACCCGGGCGAGAGCATGACGCAGGCGGCCCTGCGGGAGGTCGAGGAGGAGACCGGCATGCGCTGCGTGCTCGGTCCCGAACTGCCGACCCAGCACTATCTGGCGCAGGGCCGGCCCAAGGAGGTCCGGTACTGGGCGGCGGTGCCCTCCGGCGGGGCCTTCGCGCCCAACCGCGAGGTCGACCGACTGGAGTGGCTGCCGGCCCGCAAGGCCCGCGCCAGGCTCACCCACGACCGGGACCGGCTGCTGGTGGACGCGCTGCTCGACCTGTTGGGCGCCCGGCCGCTGGCCCGCGGCTAG
- a CDS encoding CHAD domain-containing protein, with product MTDAPMTAPGPSTATAGEILSRHLTAQAGAFLRALPQAVGEVGSRPGAVVLPSAGTSDLLRAVRRIGGALHTFAASFEEAWAEESRRELRWLLNLLAQEPGYLRRSARLLAALDSLSGSEPDGPGMLAGHAGAPKARALLDRQLTLARTRAHSAVLQDLRSARLHALADRMTLLVGETPLLAAGGELAPQAAGALDALAAGARALPLDRASTPYGGDGLRRLGSVPAPARAQAPAVRGLLDADAALAADDAPWHRVRILVKRARYALEVCARPAAGLDGLDRVLGRHQEASDAAVTAATAARTPRITPATAYVLGVVHADQRLEVEAARYAFGRQWPELSLGLDAWGAPPAPRMA from the coding sequence ATGACCGATGCGCCGATGACGGCCCCCGGGCCGTCCACCGCCACCGCAGGGGAGATCCTCTCCCGCCACCTCACCGCCCAGGCCGGCGCGTTCCTGCGCGCCCTGCCGCAGGCGGTCGGCGAGGTCGGGTCGAGACCTGGCGCCGTCGTGCTGCCGTCCGCCGGGACCTCCGACCTGCTCCGGGCGGTCCGGCGGATCGGCGGGGCGCTGCACACCTTCGCGGCGAGTTTCGAGGAGGCCTGGGCCGAGGAGTCCCGGAGGGAGCTGCGCTGGCTGCTCAACCTGCTCGCGCAGGAGCCCGGCTACCTGCGGCGCTCGGCCCGGCTGCTGGCCGCGCTGGACTCGCTGAGCGGCAGCGAGCCGGACGGCCCCGGGATGCTCGCCGGGCACGCCGGCGCGCCCAAGGCCCGGGCCCTGCTGGACCGCCAGCTGACCCTGGCCCGCACCCGTGCGCACTCCGCCGTCCTGCAGGACCTCCGCTCGGCCCGGCTGCACGCGCTGGCGGACCGGATGACGCTGCTGGTCGGTGAGACGCCGCTGCTGGCCGCGGGCGGCGAACTCGCCCCCCAGGCGGCCGGCGCGCTCGACGCGCTGGCGGCCGGCGCCCGGGCCCTGCCGCTGGACCGGGCCTCGACCCCGTACGGCGGGGACGGGCTGCGCCGGCTCGGCTCGGTACCGGCCCCGGCCCGCGCGCAGGCGCCGGCGGTGCGGGGTCTGCTGGACGCGGACGCCGCGCTGGCGGCCGACGACGCGCCCTGGCACCGGGTTCGGATCCTGGTCAAGCGCGCCCGGTACGCGCTGGAGGTGTGCGCCCGCCCCGCCGCCGGGCTGGACGGGCTGGACCGGGTGCTGGGACGTCACCAGGAGGCGTCCGACGCCGCCGTCACCGCCGCCACCGCGGCGCGAACCCCGCGGATCACCCCCGCGACCGCCTATGTGCTCGGCGTGGTGCATGCTGATCAGCGACTGGAGGTCGAGGCGGCACGCTATGCCTTCGGCCGCCAGTGGCCAGAACTGTCCCTCGGCCTCGATGCCTGGGGAGCACCCCCAGCACCACGGATGGCATGA
- a CDS encoding RNA degradosome polyphosphate kinase, which translates to MSIPRPVSVPLPSPALMSGTLGMPPEPFAAEDEDLEELPEGRFLDRERSWLAFNERVLELAEDPDIPLLERTKFLAIFASNLDEFFMVRVAGLKRRIATGVATRSAAGLQPREVLDQIWKRSRELMARHAAAFQQEVLPDLASEGIELVRWSELADKEQARLHTLFRQKIFPVLTPLAVDPAHPFPYISGLSLNLAVVVRNPVSGHKHFARVKVPQSLLRFLEASPERYVPLEDVMGAHLEELFPGMEVLAHHAFRVTRNEDLEVEEDDTENILKALEKELMRRRFGPPVRLEVEESIDPYILDLLVRELNITEAEVFPLPGPLDLTGLFGIAGLDRPELKYAKFVAGTARGLTDVESASQPDIFAAMRERDVLLHHPYDSFSTSVQAFLEQAAGDPDVLAIKQTLYRTSGDSPIVDALIDAAESGKQVLVLVEIKARFDEQANIKWARKLEEAGCHVVYGLVGLKTHCKLSLVVRQEGDTLRRYSHVGTGNYHPKTARLYEDIGLLTSDPQVGADLSDLFNRLSGYSRRESYRRLLTAPRGLRDGLIARIHGEIAHHRAGRPAFVKIKVNSIVDEAVIDALYRASRAGVPVDVWVRGICAIRPGVEGLSDNVRVRSVLGRFLEHSRLFVFGNGGDPEVWFGSADMMHRNLDRRIEALVRVADPAHRAELSGLIDLGVSDETESWHLGPDGAWTRHSLDADGRRLRHLQDLLIDSRQRRRASSSAR; encoded by the coding sequence ATGAGCATCCCCCGCCCCGTCTCGGTACCGCTGCCCTCTCCCGCCCTGATGTCCGGCACGCTGGGGATGCCCCCGGAGCCCTTCGCGGCCGAGGACGAGGATCTGGAGGAGTTGCCCGAAGGCCGCTTCCTGGACCGTGAGCGCAGCTGGCTGGCGTTCAACGAGCGGGTCCTGGAGCTGGCCGAGGACCCGGACATCCCGTTGTTGGAGCGGACCAAGTTCCTGGCGATCTTCGCCAGCAACCTGGACGAGTTCTTCATGGTCCGGGTGGCCGGGCTGAAGCGCCGGATCGCCACCGGTGTCGCGACCCGCTCGGCCGCCGGGCTCCAGCCGCGCGAGGTGCTCGACCAGATCTGGAAGCGTTCGCGCGAGCTCATGGCGCGGCACGCCGCCGCGTTCCAGCAGGAGGTGCTGCCGGACCTCGCGTCCGAGGGCATCGAGCTGGTCCGCTGGTCGGAGCTGGCCGACAAGGAGCAGGCCCGGCTGCACACGCTCTTCCGGCAGAAGATCTTCCCGGTGCTCACCCCGCTCGCGGTGGACCCGGCGCACCCCTTCCCGTACATATCGGGGCTGAGCCTGAACCTGGCCGTGGTGGTGCGCAACCCGGTGTCCGGACACAAGCACTTCGCCAGGGTGAAGGTGCCGCAGTCCCTGCTGCGGTTCCTGGAGGCGTCCCCGGAGCGCTACGTCCCGCTGGAGGACGTGATGGGGGCGCATCTGGAGGAGCTCTTCCCGGGGATGGAGGTGCTCGCCCACCACGCGTTCCGGGTCACCCGCAACGAGGACCTGGAGGTGGAGGAGGACGACACCGAGAACATCCTCAAGGCGCTGGAGAAGGAGCTGATGCGCCGGCGCTTCGGCCCGCCGGTGCGGCTGGAGGTCGAGGAGTCGATCGACCCCTACATCCTGGACCTGCTGGTGCGGGAGCTGAACATCACCGAGGCCGAGGTGTTCCCGCTGCCGGGGCCGCTGGACCTGACCGGGCTGTTCGGCATCGCCGGCCTCGACCGGCCGGAGCTGAAGTACGCCAAGTTCGTCGCGGGTACCGCCCGGGGCCTGACCGACGTGGAGTCGGCCTCCCAGCCGGACATCTTCGCCGCGATGCGCGAGCGGGACGTGCTGCTGCACCACCCGTACGACAGCTTCTCGACCTCCGTCCAGGCCTTCCTGGAGCAGGCCGCCGGCGATCCGGACGTGCTGGCCATCAAGCAGACGCTCTACCGCACCTCCGGTGACTCGCCGATCGTGGACGCGCTGATCGACGCGGCCGAGTCGGGCAAGCAGGTGCTGGTCCTGGTGGAGATCAAGGCGCGCTTCGACGAACAGGCCAACATCAAGTGGGCCCGCAAGTTGGAGGAGGCCGGCTGCCACGTGGTGTACGGCCTGGTCGGGCTGAAGACACACTGCAAGCTCTCGCTGGTGGTCCGGCAGGAGGGCGACACCCTGCGCCGGTACTCGCACGTGGGGACGGGCAACTACCACCCGAAGACGGCCCGGCTCTACGAGGACATCGGTCTGCTGACCTCGGACCCGCAGGTCGGCGCGGACCTCTCCGACCTGTTCAACCGGCTCTCCGGCTACTCCCGCCGCGAGTCCTACCGCCGGCTGCTGACCGCTCCGCGCGGGCTGCGGGACGGGCTGATCGCGCGGATCCACGGGGAGATCGCGCACCACCGGGCGGGCCGCCCCGCGTTCGTCAAGATCAAGGTCAACTCGATCGTCGACGAGGCCGTGATCGACGCGCTCTACCGGGCCTCCAGGGCCGGCGTGCCGGTGGACGTCTGGGTGCGCGGGATCTGCGCGATCCGGCCCGGGGTGGAGGGGCTGAGCGACAACGTCCGGGTCCGCTCCGTGCTCGGGCGCTTCCTGGAGCACTCGCGGCTCTTCGTCTTCGGCAACGGCGGGGATCCGGAGGTGTGGTTCGGCAGCGCCGACATGATGCACCGCAACCTGGACCGCCGGATCGAGGCGTTGGTGCGGGTGGCCGATCCGGCGCACCGCGCCGAGCTGTCGGGCCTGATCGACCTCGGTGTCTCCGACGAGACCGAGTCCTGGCACCTCGGCCCCGACGGGGCCTGGACCCGCCATTCGCTCGACGCCGACGGGCGCAGGCTCCGGCACCTGCAGGACCTGCTCATCGACTCGCGCCAGCGCCGCCGCGCCTCCTCCTCGGCCCGCTGA
- the mshD gene encoding mycothiol synthase encodes MGAKRSYTRAGSAIDAGAVLEAPDEVQDLLAAAAREDGREAVSEQGRLRLRSDRARPGVVHLVQTGTAAGTPQGEPDGSDGPVGYAQLELAEAGEGGTAGGTAELVVHPGRRGRGFGRQLVDAVLAEAGGPVDFWAHGGHPGARHLAREFGGELVRELRQMRRSGAAVEEVSLPEGVTLRTFRPGLDDARWLRLNALAFAHHPEQGSWTEADLGDRLAEPWFDPNGFFLATRGERVVGYHWTKVHPATADAPALGEVYVVGVDPAEQGGGLGRALTAAGLRHLTGDGPGDRGLETVLLYVDADNPAAVRVYERLGFTIHEVDLVYRVQTGDR; translated from the coding sequence ATGGGAGCTAAGCGGAGTTACACGCGGGCCGGGAGCGCGATCGACGCGGGAGCCGTGCTGGAGGCCCCGGACGAGGTGCAGGATCTGTTGGCGGCCGCCGCCCGCGAGGACGGCCGGGAGGCGGTGTCCGAGCAGGGCCGGCTCCGGTTGCGGTCGGACCGGGCACGACCCGGTGTCGTCCACCTCGTCCAGACCGGGACGGCGGCGGGTACCCCGCAGGGAGAGCCGGACGGATCGGACGGGCCGGTCGGATACGCCCAACTCGAGCTCGCCGAGGCCGGCGAAGGCGGGACGGCAGGTGGCACCGCCGAGCTCGTGGTCCACCCGGGCCGGCGCGGCCGGGGCTTCGGGCGGCAGCTCGTCGACGCGGTCCTGGCCGAAGCCGGCGGACCGGTCGACTTCTGGGCCCACGGCGGCCATCCGGGCGCCCGGCACCTGGCGCGGGAGTTCGGCGGTGAGCTGGTCCGTGAGCTGCGGCAGATGCGCAGGTCCGGTGCGGCCGTCGAGGAGGTGTCGCTCCCCGAGGGCGTCACGCTCCGGACGTTCCGTCCCGGCCTGGACGACGCCCGGTGGCTGCGGCTGAACGCGCTCGCGTTCGCCCACCATCCGGAGCAGGGCTCCTGGACCGAAGCGGATCTCGGCGATCGGCTGGCCGAACCGTGGTTCGACCCGAACGGATTCTTCCTGGCCACCCGTGGCGAACGGGTGGTCGGCTACCACTGGACCAAGGTCCACCCGGCGACCGCGGACGCGCCCGCGCTCGGCGAGGTGTACGTGGTGGGAGTGGACCCGGCGGAGCAGGGCGGCGGCCTCGGCCGGGCGCTGACCGCCGCCGGCCTGCGGCACCTGACCGGGGACGGACCGGGCGACCGGGGCCTGGAAACCGTACTTCTCTACGTCGATGCCGACAATCCGGCCGCGGTGCGGGTATATGAACGGTTGGGATTCACCATCCACGAGGTGGACCTGGTGTACCGCGTCCAGACGGGGGACCGGTAG